In Ignavibacteria bacterium, the genomic window TAATTTTTAATTTCATTGAACATTTTGCGGATGACCCGAGGTTAGAAATGAACGTTGCAGCGCTTTTTGAATTAGTCGGAATTCCATATACTGGTGCACCTCCTTTAGCTCTTTCTGTATGTCAGAACAAAATTCTTACTAAACATTTGCTTAATTCCTATGAAATTCGAACTCCTAAATTCAAAAAAATCAAGAAGAAGAAACGGAATTACAATGTTGGGATGAAATTTCCTCTTATTGTTAAACCCCCTTTTGAAGACGCAAGCAGCGGAATAGAAAACGCTTCGGTTGTAAGAAATTATGAAGACTTAAAAAAGAGGATCGAATTTATTCTAGATGAATTCAAACAGCCCGCTTTAGTTGAAGAATTTATTGAAGGAAGGGAAATAAATGCGTCGATTTTTGGTGATAAAGAATTAGAAGTTCTGCCAATTAGTGAGACTGATTTTTCTGAAATGCCTGACTACCTTGAAAACATCGTCAGCTATGAAGCTAAATGGGACCCCTTGCATGAAGCCTACCATAAAACTTATCCTATTTGCCCCGCTCCTCTTACTAAACGGTTAAAGAAAAAAATAGAAGAGATTGCCGTGAGTTCATTTAGAATTATAGGTGCCCGCGATTACGCACGTGTCGATATGCGGATATCACAAAAAAATATCCCATATGTTCTTGAGGTTAATCCAAATCCTGATATTTCAGAAGGAGTTGCATTTATGCGTTCAGCTGAAACAGCGGGTTACAAATATGAAGATATGTTAGTAAAAATTGTTGAACTTGCATTATCAC contains:
- a CDS encoding ATP-grasp domain-containing protein, yielding MNAKIKVAVIFNEPKGEVYEHVVDISKHKLDFEAFFDTADLTPEEEFNIVSEKLKKAGYDSYALNINNNLNRLIHNIRMNKPDVIFNFIEHFADDPRLEMNVAALFELVGIPYTGAPPLALSVCQNKILTKHLLNSYEIRTPKFKKIKKKKRNYNVGMKFPLIVKPPFEDASSGIENASVVRNYEDLKKRIEFILDEFKQPALVEEFIEGREINASIFGDKELEVLPISETDFSEMPDYLENIVSYEAKWDPLHEAYHKTYPICPAPLTKRLKKKIEEIAVSSFRIIGARDYARVDMRISQKNIPYVLEVNPNPDISEGVAFMRSAETAGYKYEDMLVKIVELALSRKS